The proteins below come from a single Oryzias latipes chromosome 14, ASM223467v1 genomic window:
- the rnf145 gene encoding RING finger protein 145, whose protein sequence is MAVKDRVEAVLNVGLRVPSIMLLDVLYRWDVSSFFQKIQRSSLSNNPLFQYKYLALYLHYVGYILSLVLLTLPRQHLVKLYLYVLTALLLFAGHQVSRDYVRSELDSGYEGPIYLEPLSMNRFSTALIGQLVVCTLCSCVMQTKRIWLFSAHLLPLVARLCLVPPETIVFINKFSMIFTGLEVIYFLASNLLVPYNLAKTAYRELAQVVEVYGLLALGMSLWNQLVLPVLFMCFWLLLFALQIYTYFSTRDQPTSRERLLFLFLTSVAECCSTPYSLLGLVFTVSFIALGVLTLCKFYLQGYRAFMNDNTMHRGMTEGITLLILAVQTGLIELQVIHRAFLLSIILFIVVASILQSMLEIADPIVLALGASRDKSLWKHFRAVSLCLFLLIFPAYMSYMICQFFHMDFWLLIIISSSILTSLQVLGTLLIYVLFMVEEFRKAPVENMDEVIYYVNGTYRLLEFLVAVCVVCYGVSETVFGEWSVMGSTIILVHSYYNVWLRAQLGWQSFLLRRDAVNKIKSLPTASDAQLEQYNDICAICFQDMKSAVITPCSHFFHAGCLKKWLYVQETCPLCHAQLKSQSPAASVPADVPPANQNPGGQGDMAAVCNAKKDEATEKEREEGTRKEEEGPSGMHPDHHHPASQASSASACSSSSRETDSHQTTDDVCSSSSTPDTLDMPCTPPSRPHPLPASTLKQSSSQMKQPGSVCPLNRPEPRQDQPTQSDQLAGLSEECSPLPCSL, encoded by the exons ATGGCAGTGAAGGACCGCGTCGAGGCTGTGCTCAATGTGGGTCTGCGTGTTCCCAGCATCATGCTGCTCGATGTCCTCTACCGCTGGGACGTCAGCTCCTTCTTCCAGAAGATCCAACGCTCCAGCCTGTCCAACAACCCCCTGTTTCAGTACAAATACCTGGCACTCTATCTGCATTACGTAG GTTACATCCTGAGCTTGGTGCTCCTGACTTTGCCGCGTCAGCACCTGGTTAAACTGTACCTGTACGTTCTGACTGCCCTGCTCCTTTTCGCCGGTCACCAGGTTTCAAG GGATTATGTTCGCAGTGAACTGGATTCTGGTTATGAAGGACCTATTTATCTGGAACCGCTCTCTATGAACAGGTTCTCCACGGCTCTCATAG GCCAGCTGGTGGTGTGCACACTGTGTTCCTGTGTAATGCAAACCAAGAGGATTTGGCTCTTCTCTGCTCACCTCCTCCCTCTGGTGGCCAGATTGTGTCTGGTCCCCCCGGAGACCATTGTGTTCATCAATAAGTTCTCCATGATCTTCACAGGCCTGGAGGTCATTTACTTTTTGGCGTCAAACTTGCTGGTACCATACAACCTAGCCAAGACTGCCTACAGGGAACTTGCTCAG GTTGTGGAAGTGTACGGTCTCCTGGCCCTGGGGATGTCTCTGTGGAACCAGCTGGTCCTTCCTGTTCTTTTCATGTGTTTCTGGCTGCTGCTGTTCGCCCTGCAGATCTACACATATTTTAGCACCAGAGACCAGCCAACCTCAAGGGAGAGACTTCTCTTCTTATTCCTCACCAG CGTTGCAGAATGTTGCAGTACTCCGTACTCTCTGCTGGGTCTAGTTTTCACAGTCTCCTTCATCGCTCTTGGAGTTCTCACTTTATGCAAGTTCTACCTGCAGGGCTACAGAGCCTTTATGAATGACAACACCATGCACAG AGGAATGACGGAGGGCATCACCCTGCTGATCCTCGCCGTCCAAACCGGCCTGATAGAGCTGCAGGTCATCCATCGAGCCTTCCTTCTCTCTATCATCCTCTTCATTGTGGTTGCTTCCATCCTGCAGTCTATGCTTGAAATTGCTGATCCCATAGTCCTGGCGCTGGGGGCCTCCAGGGACAA GAGTCTGTGGAAGCACTTCAGAGCCGTGTCCCTGTGCCTCTTCCTCCTGATCTTTCCAGCCTACATGTCTTACATGATCTGTCAATTCTTCCATATGGATTTCTggctcctcatcatcatctctTCTTCAATCCTCACCTCTCTTCAG GTTCTCGGTACTCTGCTGATCTACGTCCTTTTCATGGTGGAGGAGTTTCGGAAAGCTCCGGTGGAGAACATGGATGAGGTCATCTACTATGTCAATGGGACCTACAGATTGCTGGAGTTTCTG GTTGCTGTTTGTGTGGTGTGCTACGGCGTCTCAGAAACTGTCTTTGGGGAGTGGAGCGTCATGGGAAGCACCATCATCTTGGTTCACTCATATTATAACGTGTGGCTCAGAGCCCAGCTGGGCTGGCAGAGCTTCCTGCTCAGAAGAGACGCGGTAAACAAGATCAAAAGTCTCCCCACAGCCAGCGACGCTCAGCTGGAACAGTACAACGACATCTGTGCCATTTGCTTCCAG GACATGAAGAGTGCTGTGATCACTCCATGCAGTCACTTCTTCCACGCTGGCTGTCTGAAGAAATGGCTGTATGTCCAAGAAACATGTCCTCTCTGTCACGCACAACTCAAAAGCCAATCCCCAGCCGCCAGTGTCCCCGCCGACGtccctccagccaatcagaatcctgGAGGACAAGGAGACATGGCAGCAGTCTGCAACGCTAAGAAGGATGAGgccacagaaaaagaaagagaagagggAACAAGAAAGGAAGAGGAGGGACCCTCAGGCATGCACCCTGACCACCACCACCCTGCTAGTCAGGCATCTTCAGCTTCAGCTTGTTCCTCTTCTTCACGTGAGACGGATTCACATCAGACAACAGATGATGtgtgctcctcttcctccacccCAGACACATTAGACATGCCCTGCACTCCTCCATCTCGACCCCACCCGCTCCCCGCCTCCACCTTGAAGCAGTCATCCTCACAGATGAAGCAGCCAGGCTCTGTGTGTCCTCTGAACAGACCAGAGCCACGCCAAGATCAGCCGACGCAATCTGACCAACTCGCCGGCCTTTCTGAGGAATGTTCCCCTCTGCCGTGCAGCCTCtga
- the ublcp1 gene encoding ubiquitin-like domain-containing CTD phosphatase 1 codes for MSISVIIKWGGQEYSISSLSEEDTVMDLKQSIKTLTGVLPERQKLLGLKVKGKPAEDEMKLGSLKLKPNTKIMMMGTREESLEEVLAPPPENDDVVNDFDIEEEFIEVENREENLAKIARRVKDYKVEELSPPRKGKRLLVLDVDYTLFDHKSCAETGQELMRPYLHELLTSAYEDYDIVIWSATSMKWIDAKMKELGVTVNPNYKITFMLDSAAMITVHTPKRGVVEVKPLGVIWGKYDEFYSRKNTIMIDDIGRNFLMNPQNGLKIRPFMKAHLNREKDKELYKLAQYLKEIAKLDDFSGLNHKHWEKYLSKRQRH; via the exons ATGTCGATATCGGTGATCATCAAGTGGGGAGGACAGGAGTATTCCATCAGTTCTCTGTCTGAGGAGGACACTGTCATGGACCTGAAACAGTCCATTAAGACGCTGACCGGGGTGCTGCCAGAGAGACAAAAGCTGCTGGGACTCAAAGTCAAAG GTAAACCTGCAGAGGATGAGATGAAGCTGGGTTCTCTGAAACTGAAGCCCAACACCAAAATCATGATGATGGGAACCAGAGAGGAGAGCCTG gaGGAGGTTTTAGCTCCTCCCCCAGAGAACGACGACGTGGTAAATGATTTTGATATTGAGGAGGAATTTATTGAAGTGGAGAACAG AGAGGAGAATTTGGCTAAAATTGCTCGTAGAGTAAAAGACTATAAAGTGGAAGAGCTGAGCCCTcccagaaaaggaaagaggctGTTGGTGCTGGATGTGGACTACACACTGTTTG ATCacaaatcctgtgcagaaacggGCCAGGAGCTGATGAGACCGTATCTGCACGAGCTTCTAACATCTGCCTACGAGGATTATGATATTGTCATCTGGT cTGCTACAAGTATGAAGTGGATAGATGCCAAAATGAAA GAGCTGGGAGTGACAGTCAACCCTAACTACAAGATCACGTTTATGCTGGACAGTGCAGCCATGATCACAGTACACACCCCAAAACGTGGAGTGGTGGAG GTTAAGCCTTTGGGTGTGATATGGGGAAAATACGACGAGTtttacagcagaaaaaacacCATCATGATCGATGACATTGGTAGAAACTTTCTCATGAACCCGCAGAACGGACTGAAG ATCCGACCCTTTATGAAGGCTCACCTCAACAGAGAGAAGGACAAGGAGCTGTACAAACTGGCTCAGTACCTCAAAGAAATCGCCAAGCTCGATGATTTCAGCGGGCTCAATCACAAGCACTGGGAGAA GTACTTATCGAAGAGGCAGCGGCACTGA